One window of the Rhipicephalus sanguineus isolate Rsan-2018 chromosome 4, BIME_Rsan_1.4, whole genome shotgun sequence genome contains the following:
- the LOC119390847 gene encoding protein TsetseEP isoform X2 produces the protein MYATLLLALLLGAVAVANCEETHKWPSWNNYGKGGARCARAFDLQLPFRVRCRYLCKGWPVRAVNEPDGEPCAALFRGTGKCQNGRCVVGSSTWSVSRPDTELAGRGGTEPTPETSTEPQGGSEAEGEQPVTEAAPENPVNVGTTAPEAPAEPEPAPEPEEQPGAQPETQPELASAPEGSDASSDETAPAAEAEPAPQPEEAQPEAQPEPQPEAQPEPQPEAQPEPQPEPQPEAQPQPEPEAQPEGSLEAQPEQPAAQPAEAPVEQPQLAPEGQPGGAPQPEPQPGGYVENEVPQ, from the exons ATGTACGCCACACTACTGCTCGCGCTCCTCCTGGGAGCAGTAGCAGTTGCCAACTGTGAAGAGACTCACA AATGGCCAAGCTGGAATAACTACGGCAAAGGAGGTGCAAGATGTGCAAGAGCATTTGATCTCCAACTG CCCTTCCGAGTGCGGTGTCGGTATCTCTGCAAAGGATGGCCAGTCCGTGCTGTTAACGAACCTGACGGAGAGCCTTGCGCT GCTCTCTTCCGTGGAACTGGAAAGTGCCAGAACGGACGCTGCGTTGTAGGTAGTTCGACATGGTCCGTCTCCAGGCCAGACACGGAATTGGCCGGGAGGGGAGGAACCGAACCCACCCCAGAAACAAGCACAGAGCCCCAGGGTGGAAGCGAAGCCGAAGGAGAACAACCTGTCACTGAGGCAGCGCCAGAAAACCCAGTCAATGTGGGCACAACTGCGCCAGAAGCACCTGCTGAGCCCGAACCTGCCCCTGAACCTGAAGAGCAACCTGGAGCGCAGCCCGAGACGCAGCCTGAATTGGCTTCGGCGCCCGAGGGAAGCGACGCTTCGAGCGACGAAACGGCGCCAGCAGCGGAAGCAGAACCGGCTCCTCAACCGGAGGAAGCCCAGCCTGAAGCGCAACCTGAG CCCCAGCCAGAAGCACAACCTGAACCACAACCCGAAGcgcagccagagccacagcctGAACCACAGCCAGAGGCGCAGCCTCAGCCAGAGCCTGAAGCGCAACCCGAAGGCTCACTCGAAGCACAACCCGAACAGCCAGCGGCGCAGCCTGCGGAAGCACCGGTCGAACAACCACAACTTGCGCCAGAAGGCCAACCAGGCGGCGCTCCCCAGCCCGAGCCGCAACCAGGCGGCTACGTTGAAAACGAGGTTCCTCAATAA
- the LOC119390847 gene encoding protein TsetseEP isoform X1 produces the protein MYATLLLALLLGAVAVANCEETHKWPSWNNYGKGGARCARAFDLQLPFRVRCRYLCKGWPVRAVNEPDGEPCAALFRGTGKCQNGRCVVGSSTWSVSRPDTELAGRGGTEPTPETSTEPQGGSEAEGEQPVTEAAPENPVNVGTTAPEAPAEPEPAPEPEEQPGAQPETQPELASAPEGSDASSDETAPAAEAEPAPQPEEAQPEAQPEVTPEAQPEAQPEAQPEPEAQPLPEGEPQPEAQPEPQPEAQPEPQPEPQPEAQPQPEPEAQPEGSLEAQPEQPAAQPAEAPVEQPQLAPEGQPGGAPQPEPQPGGYVENEVPQ, from the exons ATGTACGCCACACTACTGCTCGCGCTCCTCCTGGGAGCAGTAGCAGTTGCCAACTGTGAAGAGACTCACA AATGGCCAAGCTGGAATAACTACGGCAAAGGAGGTGCAAGATGTGCAAGAGCATTTGATCTCCAACTG CCCTTCCGAGTGCGGTGTCGGTATCTCTGCAAAGGATGGCCAGTCCGTGCTGTTAACGAACCTGACGGAGAGCCTTGCGCT GCTCTCTTCCGTGGAACTGGAAAGTGCCAGAACGGACGCTGCGTTGTAGGTAGTTCGACATGGTCCGTCTCCAGGCCAGACACGGAATTGGCCGGGAGGGGAGGAACCGAACCCACCCCAGAAACAAGCACAGAGCCCCAGGGTGGAAGCGAAGCCGAAGGAGAACAACCTGTCACTGAGGCAGCGCCAGAAAACCCAGTCAATGTGGGCACAACTGCGCCAGAAGCACCTGCTGAGCCCGAACCTGCCCCTGAACCTGAAGAGCAACCTGGAGCGCAGCCCGAGACGCAGCCTGAATTGGCTTCGGCGCCCGAGGGAAGCGACGCTTCGAGCGACGAAACGGCGCCAGCAGCGGAAGCAGAACCGGCTCCTCAACCGGAGGAAGCCCAGCCTGAAGCGCAACCTGAGGTCACGCCAGAAGCTCAACCCGAAGCACAGCCTGAGGCCCAGCCGGAGCCTGAAGCGCAGCCACTGCCAGAAGGAGAGCCCCAGCCAGAAGCACAACCTGAACCACAACCCGAAGcgcagccagagccacagcctGAACCACAGCCAGAGGCGCAGCCTCAGCCAGAGCCTGAAGCGCAACCCGAAGGCTCACTCGAAGCACAACCCGAACAGCCAGCGGCGCAGCCTGCGGAAGCACCGGTCGAACAACCACAACTTGCGCCAGAAGGCCAACCAGGCGGCGCTCCCCAGCCCGAGCCGCAACCAGGCGGCTACGTTGAAAACGAGGTTCCTCAATAA